Below is a genomic region from Flavobacterium ginsengisoli.
CTTCAAATTCGAGCTCGCTTCCATTTTGTGTAAGCTTAATGTAAATCTCACTTTTATCGGTGGCATGAACACCATGTTTAAAAGCATTTTCTACTAAAGGTAGTAATAACATCGGAACAATTGGGTAATCATGTATTTTTTCAGGAATATCTGTTGTAATAGTCAATTTGCTGTTGGCACGAAGTTTCATTAATGCAATGAAATCTCTCATAAATTCAGCTTCTTTTAGCAACGTAGTTTTTTCTTCTGTGCTGTAAAGCAAATAACGCATCATACGGCTCAAAGTGTGAAGCGCATTTCTAGAATCTTCAATATCGGTGTAAGTAAGTGAATAAATGCTATTAAGCGAGTTAAAGAAAAAATGCGGATTGATTTGTGCCTTAAGCATAGCTAGTTCCGCGGCCGTTTTATCTTGTTCTAATTTTTGCTTATGCTGAGTCGCTTTTTGCCAATATTGCAACATGGCCCAGCTTGTGCTTATTCCTAAAACAAGCAAACTAAGCATTAAAACGTAATTGTCAAAATAAGGATTTTTGTATTTTTTGAATCCTAGAATCAAACTTATTTTGGTGTGAAGATCGGTTTGTGAAGTATAAAAATATGCAATAACCTGCATGACAAAAATCGTAATAAAAGCCCAAACTAGAAATGGAGAAGTATTGTCTTTAAAAATGGTTCTTGGAACTATAATTCTTGCATTCGAATAAAAAATGATGATCAGTAAAATCAATAAGACCATTTGCCAGAGCCAGAAGACACCAGGTAGTGTTACATTCCAAGTTAAAGGTATGTAAAACAGCATTATAAATCCTAATAATACCCAGCTCAGTATGTGTAATCCGGTAAATAAGTAAGGTCTGAAAAAGCTTGGTCCCATTGTAATTCTTGATATTTATGGACAATATTACATTTTATTCAAATACAATTTTTGGGTAATCGCTAAAACGGGATTTAGAGTCTCTAAAAAGCATTTTAGAGCCGATAAGACGAAAATTAAACGCTTGTTTAATATTTTAAATAAAACCATCGGTTCTCATCTTGCCTTTATCGATTGTCTCTTGCTGTTCGTCTATTTGAAAAATTTCGTATCTTATATTTTATTTCTTTTGTTCACATATAATCGATAATTACACATTTTTCACAATGACTAAGCAATCATTTTTAAGCATCCTCGCAGCATCACTTATTATCGCTTCTTGCGGTAAAAATGATAAATCGGCTCAAGCCGGAGGTGCGCCGCAGATTAAAGAATATAAGACTGTGACATTACAGCTAAAATCAGCGACACTAAACAGCGATTTTCCTGCTAGTATCCAAGGACAGCAAAATATAGAAATTCGCCCAAGAGTTGAAGGCTATATTGATAAAATTTTTGTTGATGAAGGTGCTGTAGTTAAAGCAGGACAGCCTTTATTTAAGATTAGCGCTCCAGAATATGAGCGAGCAAGTTCGTACTGCGACAGCAAGCATTAAAAGTGCTCAAGCAGAAGTTAGTTCGGCTAAATTGGCTGTGAATAAAGTAAAACCATTGGTTGAAAAAGGAATTATTAGCAAATATGATTTAGAGTCGGCTCAATATACTTATGAGTCAGCTTTGGCATCTCTAGCACAAGCAAATGCAGCTTTAGTAAATGCTAAAGTTAATTTAGGTTATACGACCGTTACAAGTCCGGTAAATGGAGTTGTAGGTTCAATTCCTTTCCGATTAGGAAGTTTGGTAAGTTCTAATACAGCCGAACCTTTAACAACAGTTTCAAGTATTGGTAATGTATACGCTTATTTTGCAATGAATGAAAAAGTACTGCTAAATTTTACTAAAGACGCAGGAGGTTCATTAAACCAAAAAATTAAAAGCATGCCAGATGTTTCTTTGGTACTTTCTGATGGTTCGACTTATGATCAAAAAGG
It encodes:
- a CDS encoding sensor histidine kinase is translated as MGPSFFRPYLFTGLHILSWVLLGFIMLFYIPLTWNVTLPGVFWLWQMVLLILLIIIFYSNARIIVPRTIFKDNTSPFLVWAFITIFVMQVIAYFYTSQTDLHTKISLILGFKKYKNPYFDNYVLMLSLLVLGISTSWAMLQYWQKATQHKQKLEQDKTAAELAMLKAQINPHFFFNSLNSIYSLTYTDIEDSRNALHTLSRMMRYLLYSTEEKTTLLKEAEFMRDFIALMKLRANSKLTITTDIPEKIHDYPIVPMLLLPLVENAFKHGVHATDKSEIYIKLTQNGSELEFEVENTYFEKTAVSDVGGIGLTNTKRRLQLIYPNQHFISFGVTDHGTYKIKLKINLEQ
- a CDS encoding biotin/lipoyl-binding protein: MTKQSFLSILAASLIIASCGKNDKSAQAGGAPQIKEYKTVTLQLKSATLNSDFPASIQGQQNIEIRPRVEGYIDKIFVDEGAVVKAGQPLFKISAPEYERASSYCDSKH
- a CDS encoding efflux RND transporter periplasmic adaptor subunit — its product is MSEQVRTATASIKSAQAEVSSAKLAVNKVKPLVEKGIISKYDLESAQYTYESALASLAQANAALVNAKVNLGYTTVTSPVNGVVGSIPFRLGSLVSSNTAEPLTTVSSIGNVYAYFAMNEKVLLNFTKDAGGSLNQKIKSMPDVSLVLSDGSTYDQKGKIETVNGLINTETGTVNFRARFPNPKGIIRSGSSTTVQIPNYVKDAIIIPQSATFELQDKMFAVVVGKDKKTTNANITVLDNSAGNYYVVTSGLKAGDEIVLEGVASLKEGTEIKPNNQSQEAVYADLK